From the genome of Phoenix dactylifera cultivar Barhee BC4 chromosome 17, palm_55x_up_171113_PBpolish2nd_filt_p, whole genome shotgun sequence:
TCTTCTTCTGAGCATGCAAAAGCATATAAAGCCACGAAAGCATGAGAAAAAAGGCTTACCCATAACCAAAAGGACCCCAGTTCTGTTTCATTCCTGGAATGTTGGTTCTTTTAGGCAACACCTGCTAGTCCAAACAATTTTTATAAAGGTTATATAGCAAACCTGTTCTCTTTTAGGTGGCACCTTCACCGCATCCAAGCAAGTTTTTAAAAAAGTCATATAATAAAGCTATTCTGTTAAGGAATTACGACAAACCCTCAATGGACGACCATGCAACTCTGTTTCATTCAATAAGAGAGCATTCTGAACAGCATCTACTTCTGCAAACTCCACATATGCATATCCCTTGGGCTGGCCGAAGATGTCAGACAAAATTGTTACTCTGTTTACTGTGCCACAAGACTGGAAGTGTTGTTGAATCTCCTCGGgattgcaagcataatcaaccTGGCAAAATGTGTTGCTCAACTATTGGATGACTAATAATAATACTGTAATTTTGATTTGTTTACAAATGTATAATCTGATAGACTTTGAGATATTTGTCTTAATAATAGCTACGAAAGTACAACGAATTAATGC
Proteins encoded in this window:
- the LOC103723539 gene encoding polyadenylate-binding protein 1-like isoform X3, with protein sequence MEVIDIKLEEVGDDPRPLSHRRRPYTRSLGITTNDFTNSTWQQNEDSSGASIGLPEKEEIDSRSIFVGNVDYACNPEEIQQHFQSCGTVNRVTILSDIFGQPKGYAYVEFAEVDAVQNALLLNETELHGRPLRVLPKRTNIPGMKQNWGPFGYGKIPRFRRAMRYRPYY